A stretch of Palaemon carinicauda isolate YSFRI2023 chromosome 36, ASM3689809v2, whole genome shotgun sequence DNA encodes these proteins:
- the LOC137628702 gene encoding uncharacterized protein, whose protein sequence is MTPSAAFALSLFNLFAKIFVRGQSPEDPLPVVRFQESGPATTETMLVYNGTLSQMSKVTLCFRLRIQQSRSINTIFSYALPDEGDEIHLSVNYERKTLIFDCCDALWEQEICMTVTLRDWLNVCLAVDLARLKWQLVKNGEVTEGSMNISASSLVRIRPGGTLIIGQDQDSVEGGFNEFQSLSGRLADLRLYDVLLTVNQMKNLTSCKDMKAESSPVVNFDDVMKDFEVRNVSVSNIKNKNTCVRNRNFDLVFPELRDFDTADLLCDIAGGTLKTPTDPADNWMLFNLSLPYAEACGDGYAETLWLGVKGDVEQQKWLSYKNNQPITWAKFDDDNGLPIKSPDVCVSFIGSKETVEQQYGLWVPSDCNLEMCPVCHFDKVVIIRMRGLCRQSEFDRDYFLTHDQDSLSFTGVFYSEIVKNPPNTSIVDSDYGYWTLRRHDKPHVIAILPMNSPIHYPTGLNTWQVTNDVCGKDEVSLMMTSCTDYKFSCADGTCINLKQRCDMETDCPDGTDEVECKFLTIPYGYDSYNPPSRPDRSQPIKVYLFIKILSMRNVDLSSFQFTCELEIQLRWIDSRLKYHHLNYAETLNTVDDKDMPWIPMLEFLGDGDTTSLVVEQRKSLRVRRLADPLPDNDENIYEDELFEGKENALIWLRKLTVTTSCQFNLEAFPFDTQSCSMSVLLSGITNEYVILVPDEKGVSFVGQRKLLEYRLVSERMEKQDEGNNSGQAIRLVFQNMSNFYVTSTYIPTFVIVIIGYTVFYFPIWNFNERVMVGLTGLLVEATFFSQVSSSIPHTAYLKLVDIWFVYCIVILFLTVVALVIIHWIQEESSVSKVRPVTEKGSTMLLETDVRAIRKFRASRFNYGCRVTFPILTLIFFLGYGLGASLM, encoded by the exons ATGACGCCTTCAGCAGCGTTCGCCTTGTCTCTCTTTAACCTCTTTGCCAAGATCTTCGTTCGAGGACAATCTCCAG AGGACCCTCTGCCCGTGGTGCGTTTCCAAGAGTCTGGTCCAGCAACCACAGAAACCATGTTGGTCTACAACGGAACTCTCAGTCAGATGTCCAAAGTAACACTGTGCTTCCGTCTAAGAATCCAACAGTCCAGGTCTATCAACACGATCTTCTCTTACGCTCTCCCAGACGAAGGCGATGAAATACATTTGA GCGTCAATTACGAAAGGAAGACTCTAATATTCGACTGCTGCGATGCACTCTGGGAACAAGAAATCTGTATGACTGTGACCCTTCGCGACTGGCTCAATGTCTGTCTAGCCGTTGACCTGGCGCGCCTAAAATGGCAGCTGGTGAAGAACGGCGAAGTCACAGAAGGGTCAATGAATATCTCAGCCTCGAGTCTAGTCAGGATACGCCCAGGGGGCACTCTCATCATCGGGCAGGATCAGGATTCAGTCGAGGGAGGCTTCAATGAATTTCAGAGCCTCTCGGGCCGCCTTGCTGATCTGAGGCTCTATGACGTGTTGCTCACAGTCAACCAGATGAAAAATCTCACCTCCTGCAAAGATATGAAGGCAGAAAGTTCCCCCGTTGTTAACTTCGATGACGTTATGAAGGATTTCGAAGTTAGGAATGTATCGGTGTCGAACATCAAGAACAAGAACACATGTGTCCGCAACAGGAATTTTGATCTTGTCTTTCCCGAACTTCGTGATTTTGATACAGCAGACCTGTTGTGTGACATTGCAGGGGGCACCTTGAAAACCCCCACAGACCCTGCCGATAACTGGATGCTTTTCAATCTTTCCCTTCCATATGCGGAGGCCTGTGGAGATGGTTATGCAGAGACCCTCTGGTTAGGTGTCAAAGGCGACGTTGAACAACAGAAGTGGTTATCATACAAAAATAACCAGCCCATCACTTGGGCCAAATTTGATGATGACAACGGCCTTCCCATCAAATCCCCAGATGTCTGCGTGTCTTTCATAGGTAGCAAGGAAACGGTGGAGCAGCAATATGGCCTTTGGGTTCCCAGTGATTGCAACTTGGAGATGTGCCCCGTGTGTCATTTTGACAAAGTGGTCATCATCAGAATGCGAGGTCTATGCAGGCAATCTGAGTTTGACCGTGATTATTTCTTGACTCATGACCAGGATTCGTTAAGTTTTACTGGAGTGTTTTACTCGGAAATTGTTAAGAATCCACCTAACACTAGTATTGTTGATTCTGATTATGGCTACTGGACTCTACGCCGCCACGACAAGCCCCACGTAATAGCGATTCTCCCAATGAATTCTCCCATCCATTACCCTACGGGATTAAACACGTGGCAGGTGACCAATGACGTATGTGGAAAGGACGAAGTTTCACTGATGATGACGTCTTGCACAGACTACAAGTTTTCCTGTGCTGATGGAACTTGCATCAACCTCAAGCAGAGGTGCGACATGGAAACCGACTGCCCGGATGGTACGGACGAAGTGGAGTGCAAATTCCTGACGATTCCCTATGGCTACGACAGCTATAACCCACCTTCTCGCCCAGACAGATCCCAACCCATTAAGGTGTACTTATTTATCAAAATCCTATCCATGCGCAACGTGGACCTCTCTAGCTTCCAGTTCACCTGCGAACTAGAAATCCAGCTGCGATGGATTGACAGCCGCCTGAAGTACCATCATTTGAATTACGCGGAAACTCTGAACACTGTCGACGACAAGGACATGCCCTGGATACCAATGTTAGAGTTTCTTGGAGATGGAGATACGACCAGCTTGGTAGTAGAGCAGCGGAAGTCACTGAGAGTTCGTCGCTTGGCAGACCCACTGCCAGACAATGATGAGAATATATATGAGG acgagtTATTCGAAGGCAAAGAAAATGCATTGATTTGGCTTCGGAAACTGACAGTAACAACCTCTTGCCAATTTAACCTTGAGGCGTTTCCCTTCGACACTCAATCTTGTAGTATG AGCGTCTTACTATCGGGGATCACAAACGAGTACGTCATCCTAGTTCCTGACGAAAAAGGGGTCAGCTTCGTGGGCCAAAGAAAGTTATTGGAGTACAGGCTGGTTTCCGAAAGGATGGAGAAACAAGATGAG GGGAACAACAGCGGCCAAGCTATTCGTCTCGTGTTCCAAAACATGTCGAACTTCTACGTCACGTCAACATACATCCCGACGTTCGTCATCGTCATCATTGGCTACACAGTCTTCTATTTCCCCATCTGGAACTTCAACGAGAGGGTGATGGTGGGCCTCACCGGACTGCTAGTAGAAGCAACGTTTTTCTCGCAG GTGAGCTCATCCATCCCACATACAGCCTACCTGAAACTAGTTGACATATGGTTCGTGTATTGCATCGTTATCTTATTCCTCACGGTAGTGGCTCTCGTCATTATACACTGGATACAA GAAGAATCCTCTGTGTCAAAGGTACGCCCTGTTACAGAGAAGGGAAGTACCATGCTGCTGGAAACGGACGTCCGTGCGATTAGAAAATTCAGGGCATCGAGGTTTAACTATGGTTGCCGTGTAACCTTCCCCATACTGACGCTGATATTCTTCTTAGGTTACGGGCTTGGGGCTAGCCTCATGTAG